The Flavobacteriales bacterium genomic sequence AGGGCGGAATAATTCTGCGAGAATACGGTCCCCTTGTACCGATTCCATAGTCAAGCCGCTGAGTGTCAATTCATCCAATGCCCCAGTCGCTATGAGCCCATAGAAATAGGCAGCAGCACTCCAGTCCTTCTCTTGGGACAGCTCGAACTCGGAATCGACCGCACCAGGGCGTATTTTCAGAACATTCCTTTCTTGGACCACTTCGATTCCAGCACGATCCAATATGGAGAGTGTCATATCGATGTAAGGACGAGAAGTAATAGGAGGCAGGATTTCCAATTCCAAGCCTTTCTCCATACAATGACCATTGAGAAGAAGGGCAGAAATGAATTGACTACTGACCTGAGCAGTGACCTGTATAGTGCCTCCGATAGAGCGTACCGGGAGAATATGAAGAGGAGGGAAGCCGGGTCGATGCTGATAGTCGATATCAGCACCGAGATCACGCAGAGCTTCTACCAGAGGGGCGATAGGCCGCTGGTTCAACCGCTCAGTTCCTGATAAGTGTATCTCTCGTTCGCCACATGCGAAGAAGGCAGTCATGAAGCGCATAGTGGTGCCTGCAGGTCCTACATCCAGGTTTTTTTCGTCCGATAGAAGAAGTGCGAGCATTCTTGAAGAATCCTCCGGCCAAAGTGATGTTTCGAATGATCGGGAACGTACCTGTTCTCCCAAGAGGACCAGCTCCCGATTGAGTACACTCTTGGACAGTGGCAGACGGATAGAAGATGATCGATTCTTGGACGTATCGATTGCGATCTCAATCATCCTTTGAAAGGGTATCTTTCCAGGTAAGTGAGGGAATCGATGACCAGGTCCATTTTAGGATTTCGATCGATGACCGCTTCCCCTATCCCTTTTAACAAGGTCATGTTCAATTCACTGGATCGCTTCTTCTTATCCTGCTTCATGATCTCGAGTATCCGATGGTAGTTACTCTCATGTAAGGGAGGACATTCGTAGTGTTGAGCGATGAAGCCAGCGATCTGCTCATGGAGTGACTCGGTGATGTAGCCCTTCTTATGTGAGATATAGGTTTCGGCCATGATACCCAGTGCTACTGCCTCACCATGGAGCAGGTCCCGTTCGGGTGATTCCATCATATAGCTTTCCAGTGCATGACCTATGGTATGACCAAAATTCAACTTCTTACGCTCTCCGGTCTCGTGCATATCCCGACTGACGATCTCTTCTTTGATGACCATGCTTGGGCCGATAAGGGATTTGATCAAGGGTAGGTCGATGTATGGAGCCTTGAGCATCTGTTCCCAAAGATCAGTAGATGCAATGAGAGCATGCTTGATCATTTCAGCAAAGCCGGCCAGCACCTCGCGCTTGGGAAGCGTATTGAGGAATTGCGGATAGACGAGTGTTGCCAGGGGCTGCTCGAATGTGCCGATCACATTTTTCACACCGTGATGATTGAGACCGGTCTTTCCACCTATGGCAGCATCTACTTGGGCCAGCACGGTGGTAGGGATGTTTATCCATTGGATTCCACGCTTGTAGGTGCTTGCTACAAATCCCCCTAGGTCACAGACCATACCACCACCTACATTCAGTAGCAGGCTCTTGCGATCGGCCTCATATTCCATGAGCCGACTGTAGAGGTCATGGGCAGTGGCCAAGGTCTTGGTGCTTTCTCCTGAAGGGATATCCAGAAGTATTGTGCGCCTACCTCCACCCGGTAGTTCGCTTTCGATGAGTGGCAGACAGTGCTCGCTGGTCTGTGTGTCGGCCAGAATGAATATCTGTGACTCTGTTAGTTTGTGCTTTTTAAGGAGCGTGAATATCTCTTTGGCACTTTCTATCAGGATCGTAGGCGATAAGGAATATGTCTGTAGCTTGTTCAATGGGGGCTTTTTTCAACTTGCAATGTGGAACAGGGCATCTCCCCGGCTGACCACGGGATTGTTGACATGCGCTATCACCAGTCCATCTTTGGGAGATTTGATACCTGTCCGCTTCAAAGTGCCAAGGTCGTGTATATAGGCCAGC encodes the following:
- a CDS encoding 3-phosphoshikimate 1-carboxyvinyltransferase; its protein translation is MIEIAIDTSKNRSSSIRLPLSKSVLNRELVLLGEQVRSRSFETSLWPEDSSRMLALLLSDEKNLDVGPAGTTMRFMTAFFACGEREIHLSGTERLNQRPIAPLVEALRDLGADIDYQHRPGFPPLHILPVRSIGGTIQVTAQVSSQFISALLLNGHCMEKGLELEILPPITSRPYIDMTLSILDRAGIEVVQERNVLKIRPGAVDSEFELSQEKDWSAAAYFYGLIATGALDELTLSGLTMESVQGDRILAELFRPLGVRSTSTTEGIQLNRDTPSIDRLRLDLKDHPDLAQPIVFTSFAMGIPCELTGLATLPIKETDRLSAMQEVLSGFSAQVEIGEDHISVSGRPVAPSECILPSYDDHRMVMSYILLATRVEKLKIEGHEAVAKSFPDFWDQCAQIGFDIRTAI
- the aroB gene encoding 3-dehydroquinate synthase, which codes for MNKLQTYSLSPTILIESAKEIFTLLKKHKLTESQIFILADTQTSEHCLPLIESELPGGGRRTILLDIPSGESTKTLATAHDLYSRLMEYEADRKSLLLNVGGGMVCDLGGFVASTYKRGIQWINIPTTVLAQVDAAIGGKTGLNHHGVKNVIGTFEQPLATLVYPQFLNTLPKREVLAGFAEMIKHALIASTDLWEQMLKAPYIDLPLIKSLIGPSMVIKEEIVSRDMHETGERKKLNFGHTIGHALESYMMESPERDLLHGEAVALGIMAETYISHKKGYITESLHEQIAGFIAQHYECPPLHESNYHRILEIMKQDKKKRSSELNMTLLKGIGEAVIDRNPKMDLVIDSLTYLERYPFKG